Proteins encoded in a region of the Leishmania major strain Friedlin complete genome, chromosome 14 genome:
- a CDS encoding ADP/ATP mitochondrial carrier-like protein — protein MSAHAASPPAAHQEQQHQAPQAGRAGRDTPYGQYGGGQEFQLTATDMAVDMLIRAVFDLFQRSMAAPIDRVMVLTAVEGELVRQGRLPAGGFRGVGQLYSRLWRKEGLGGFLRGVMADAVLTLPSGFVDSFATNAVFVCLQRLIPARMADQMSTSVIVALSMAATSAAVWVATPYNAIRKTVMTNYMADIVAPAGDATRALCAGGEAATAKSGGTGRADADEAEPVSPLQEEAYRYTTATETARQIYRRKGWSGFYRGAAVEPLTVCTYRGLYLIASVMLSERVQMTYPYAVARGLAIVADVLTQPLEVVSRRLVLTASDEKDERRYAGVMDCARTIVREEGVTALWSGLRFRLMVSVASVAIRTVFVMVTDAADV, from the coding sequence ATGTCCGCCCACGCCGCCTCTCCCCCGGCTGCCCaccaggagcagcagcaccaggcTCCTCAGGCGGGCAGAGCAGGTAGAGACACCCCATACGGCCAGTACGGCGGCGGTCAAGAGTTCCAGCTGACTGCTACGGATATGGCGGTGGACATGCTCATCCGCGCCGTCTTCGATCTTTTTCAGCGATCTATGGCGGCCCCGATTGACCGCGTGATGGTGCTGACCGCTGTCGAGGGCGAACTGGTGCGCCAGGGCCGCCTGCCCGCTGGTGGCTTCCGTGGCGTTGGGCAGCTGTACAGCCGCCTGTGGCGCAAGGAGGGCCTTGGCGGTTTTCTCCGCGGTGTCATGGCAGATgcggtgctgacgctgccgagCGGCTTCGTGGACTCGTTCGCCACCAATGCGGTGTTTGTATGCCTGCAGCGTCTGATTCCGGCCCGCATGGCGGATCAGATGAGCACCTCGGTCATCGTGGCGCTGTCAATGGCGGCCACGAGTGCGGCGGTGTGGGTGGCCACCCCGTACAATGCCATCCGAAAGACTGTCATGACCAACTACATGGCGGACATTGTCGCTCCCGCCGGTGATGCTACCCGTGCTCTTTGCGCgggcggcgaggcagcgacagcgaagagCGGTGGGACTGGGAGGGCGGATGCAGACGAGGCTGAGCCGgtctcgccgctgcaggaggaggcgtacCGCTACACAACGGCCACAGAGACCGCTCGCCAAATCTACCGTCGAAAGGGTTGGAGCGGGTTTtaccgcggcgccgccgtcgagccGCTGACCGTGTGCACTTACCGTGGTCTCTACCTTATCGCCTCCGTCATGTTGAGTGAGCGTGTGCAGATGACGTACCCGTACGCGGTGGCTCGCGGGTTGGCGATTGTGGCCGACGTACTCACGCAGCCGCTAGAGGTGGTGAGCCGCCGCCTCGTTCTGACGGCTTCGGACGAGAAGGATGAGAGGCGCTACGCCGGCGTTATGGACTGCGCCAGGACGATTGTGCGAGAGGAAGGTGTGACGGCGCTGTGGTCGGGGCTGCGCTTCCGGCTCATGGTGAGCGTCGCTAGCGTTGCCATCCGCACGGTGTTCGTCATGGTGACGGATGCCGCAGACGTTTGA